ATACATCCTCCTGCACACACTCTCAGACCTGGAAGTCTGTTAACAGCCACAAGCACCTACTTCTGAAAAACTCGGGTTGAACACCTTGGCTGCGAAGTACAAAGGCCCACACCTTACAGAAGCCAATACACGAACAACAACTACAGGACATACCAGCGCAGGCAgaggagcaaggaagaggagcTACCTGATCAACGGCAACGGAATGTTAGCAGAGGTTGCCAACAACATCCTGCAAGTTCCGAGCCGGGCAACCCTGGTGGGACTCTACTATGGCGGgcacctgcagcacagcagttaTCACAAGGACGTCGTGTATACAGAGGGGCATGTAGGGAAGTCTCAGCCTAACCGCTGAATGCATTTAGCTCTTGCTGCCAGGAATAACAATACCTTTTTCTGTTgtcaaaagaagaagaaagtccCTAGCCAGTATTATGCCATAGCACAAAGGCTTGCTAATAAGGTTCATTTTAGTAGCTTTGcaagatgatgaaaaaaaaaccacttactTTGTTATCAGTTTGTCAAACAAAACAGATTGATTTGTAGTGGTGTAACGACTTCGTCGAAGTCTGCAGCTTCGGCGGACCTCCAAATCCCCATTTGCTTCACGGACTTGTTCTGCAGCTTTTGCATCAGCTCTGCTCTTCAGCGTTCTGGTGACTAAAATGCAtccatatataaaatattttgagacagAAGATGTGTTATTCCCTTTATTTCACCGTTACTCTAGTACAATGTAACAAAATCTGCAGGGgattgattttttctttaaatactgaattagAACTTATTCTCATGACCACTGCATTCAACTTAAAATTACTTATGTTTAAACTACCTACTTACAAGCATGACTTGCACGACAACTTTTTAATAGACTGGAAAGCCAATctgatgaaaacaaacacacaactTTTGTTCCATGTAGGGGGCAAGTTTATTCCAGTTACTTCTTTCTGGAAAAGCGAAAACCAACAAATACCTCTCTCTAAGGTGTTTCTACTCCATTCATGTAAACTTGTATCTaataggttttttaaaaaattgtctaCGTGGGAAGTCTCTTCTTAAGATGCATGTTTTTAGTACGCTGTTTAAGCATGCatcactttcattttctgcatcatGACGCAAAAGCTCTACAAGATAACAAATGTCTCAAGATAAACTCCTCAATACCAAACAACTCAAACACTTGCCTGCTTTAAACAGAGATCTGCCCAGTATTTACCACACAGCATCCTTTGCCACGGTTCCGTTACTTGCATCATTAAAACAGTCAGGAGAGGTCAGTGAGAAAGTAGTGCACAATTAGAACTTGAATTACCACACACAAAGTGCATTTCAGGCCTTCACCCTGCTGGGGTACTCAGCACGGCAATTCGGTCCCAAGGTAAATCGCTGAACTTCAGCGACACTTCCCCGTGTCAGTGGGTTTGTGCGCCTCATGACTGAATTCCTTTTCAACTCCCATATATTATAATACTGCAATATTCCCTCCTATTTGCAACAACGGTTTTCAATTAATTTGTGTCCTGCAGACTCCAGAAAATCCACGTCACAAAGAAACCTGAGCTAAGGAACAGATTCTCTAGTGCCTAAGAGCAGCCTAGAATTCACACTGCATTCTCCCCACGCCCAAAGGAATTGATAGCATATCCTCCTATTTGCACCTACCTCTTCTCATAAACCTCATAGGAAATTCACTGTCTTTGAGAGATCTGCTCTCACCACTGCACCTGATTTTGGCTGATGAGCTCAGAAGTTTTGGGGGCCAAGTTAAATGGAGTGACCAAAAGCAACCCTTCTCGGGAAACAGGCTAAAAAGGAATCCTCGGGAGTTACCACTACTTACCTTCTTTATATTCTTCTTCTTTTGGGTCTGATTTTGGCTTTGCCAACTGCCTACATtaagaaagaaggcagaggagagaagggagaaaagaattATTGTATAGAATTGTATAGACTATATAGGATAATATTGTATAGAATCACTGCATAGAactattgtattgtattgtattgtattgtatcgTATTGTTCCCCATCAAGACTAGGGAACCGACCAAGTTTATAATCCAGTGCTCCACATCATGCAAAGAAAAGCCTGTGGACCACACGGAGGATTCAGATCCCAAGTCTGCTGCGTACCACAGGCAGGCAGTTCTATAAGGACATAACTTTCATAACCTGCTAACCTTGAAGTCTCAACGGTGCAAACAACATCTCAGTAACTAAACTGGAGGAGAGATCTCAAAGGAGTTGGGAAAAGATGCTTGGTTTTTATACAAGCACAAGACTTTGACTAAGAAGAGTGATTCTAGTTCTAACGTACTGGCCCGGATATTAACGTAATCGTATTCCCCCACAGATTTTTGGCTGTAGATTTATCATGACATGACTCGTCGGGCAtgctttcacttttccttttagTTCTAGGACTTGAACAGAGATTGGACACCTACAAATACAGTACCTCGTAAAGTGTCTTCGACTGACATTTTCACTTAATATTTCCATGCTTTTGTCAAAGCTAGAGTCTGAACAAGGCGGCATGTTTTTTCTCATTGATCTTAAACAGTGTCCATTGAAGCATTCAATTTTGCCAGCGGAAAATTCCTAGGGAAAGAAGAATGTATTTATCTGAACCGTGTATGTTAAGCTAAGAAGGAAATTCTCCCTCATTTACGCAAGTTTATTCTCGAACTCTCCTGACTTCATACTGGTGCAACTAATGGCAGGTAAGCCTTGAACCACTTCGGCACCAAGAAGTagctctcagaaaaaaaaaaaaaacaaccaacaaaccaacaaaccagcTTTCAAAGCTAAAGCTCCCCTCCACCACGCTTTTCTTGTGGACAACTTAATATCCTTTGAAAAAATTACTGCGGCAAAGCCTTTCATATAAACTttcatggaaaaacaaaacccttttatttcagaattggCTCAGAGGAGCAGTCAAGCTTGACCTTGCATGTCCTGGGATTCAAGTGTAGTTAGGAGAGTTTTGCTCCTACCTCCGTTCCATTTGGAAGGACATTCAAAGATTTCCTTCAGGAGGATGGCATTTATCCACGGGAAACCAAAGAGAACTCAAGCTTTGCGACTACACCAGGCGGCAGGACCAGTTCCCTTTGGAAGAATTTTACGCTGTTTTCATCTCCAACGACAGGAGGATGGTGAGTGCCTGAGGCGCCATCCCCGTGCGGCGAGtcggggctgcggggacggCGGCCCagggcgggggaggcgggggacCAGGCCCTTAGGCCGCGGCCCGACACAGGTGAGATGGGGGCCCGGGAGCTTTAGCCACGGCCCGACGCAGGCGAGATGGGGGCCCGGGAGCTTTAGCCACGGCCCGACGCAGGCGAGATGGGGGCCCGGGAGCTTTAGCCACGGCCCGACGCAGGCGAGCCGGGGGCCCGGGAGCTTTAGCCACGGCCCGACGCAGGTGAGCCGGGGGCCTGGGTGTTTTAGCCATGGCCCGACGCAGGCGAGATGGGACCCGGGAGCTTTAGCCATGGCCCGACGCGGGCGAGATGGGGGCCCGGGAGCTTTAGCCACGGCCCGACGCAGGCGAGATGGGGGCCCGGGAGCTTTAGCCACGGCCCGACACGGGCGAGCCGGGGGCCCGGGTGCTTTCGCCGCGGCCCGACGCGGGCGAGCCGGGGCCCCGGGTGCTTTGGCCGTGGCCCGACGCGGGCGAGCCGGGGCCCCGGGTGCTTTGGCCGCGGCCCGACGCGGGCGAGCCGGGGGCCCAGGTGCTTTGGCTGCGGCCCGACGCGGGCGAGCCGGGGGCCCAGGCCTTTAGaccgcagccccccaggcctTTAGACCGCAGCCCCCCCTGTAAGGGAGATGTGGTCCAAAACCCTCTTGCCGCTCGTTTTGGCTCAGAGGCGTGCAAACCACACCATGTAAGGTCTTTCAGTTATCTGATGCATTCAGGACCATGGGAAGAGGCACAATGTCCCTGTGAGCTGTGGGGGAATTCTTCCCTGGAATCTGTCAGTTTAGGAGAACGGTGACGTTCTGTGGCCCAGGATAGCGTCTCCAACTTCATGCTCCTGAAAGATAGAAACTAGAGAAAATTTTCTGACCGCAGCACAGATGTAAGCGGATAAAGTGAACAGGTTAGCAAAGAACTAACAAGTTAACCCCAAATCAATGTGTATTAATCTGAAAGGTTTTATTAACTTCAGGTTTATTCACTTTGTAACTTTCAGATTCCGCTCTGGAAGCAGAAATCGGGACAGGGAGATGAGCCTGTTGTCTGGGTAAGGCATTCCGTTCTCTCTCAGTAATCCTGGGTGCGTGCTTCTGTAGTTGGTATCTGCAGGATCAGAGGTGGGCAGTCTCAGCCATCTTTACTGTAACAAACtgttccatctgaacatcaggaaacgcTTTTTACTGTGAGGGCGATGGAGCGCGGGAgcgggttgcccagagagactgtggagtctccatccttggagatatttagAAGCCGTCCGGACTTGGTCCCGGTGAGCTGGCTCTGGATGCCCCTGCTCGAGCAGGGGGGGCTGGatcagatgacctccagaggtcccttgcAACCTCAAGTATTCTAtagttttgtattaaaatttagTATTCCTTTACACCAGATTAATAAAGAGCCTAAATCTGGTGCTCTTTTTACCATTCAGTAAAATGTACAGGTGACAAACATTGGCCAGAGTACATAGCAGATTTGTGAAGATTGCCATCTGGATATTGTTGAGGCTACCAGCTTTGTAGAATTTGAAGTAGATGTCTGTACTTGTAAGAAGTAGGTGTGTGAAAATATCCATGTAGGCCTGACAGAGGGTAGAAAAATATAAGCATTATCTGTATTCAGGTGTCAGCAATTAAACTGACCCATAAATGGTAGCTTTGGAGTGTCATTTGATCAATGAATGCAATTCAGTGATTGCTACAAACCACTACAAGGTGGGGGgttttttcaaatatgtatCGTTACAGAGTTCTTTCAGTTATCTGGCTCTGGGAAAAAACCTCTATTTCTTGTGGCAATTTCTGTTCCTGAAACTCTGCAAAACAGTCTGCAGACTTCTGAAGTTCTGTGATTTCCAAATCATTCATTCGCTCCCCAGATATTGGCATATTTGTAGTACAAAAAGGGTTTAGTTTAAAAAGAGATCCAAGTGTTGTGAAGGTGATCTAAGAAGGAATAGGAGAGTCGAGAAAGGCCACCGCAGAATGCGGATTTCTCATAAAAACTCATGGATCAGAAGGTGTTTTGACTTTGATGTTTCAGTGGATCGTAGGCTATGTAAAGCTTGTAGTTAATTTTTCTTATACTCGGTAACGTATTCTTCTAAATACCGTAGCATATGGTTGTATGTGTATATCGGCCTGGCAAAATAGCTTGCCTAAGATCTTTTTCATTCCAATCCCTTTGTGTTTAGGATTCTTTAATACTGAAAGTGTCAAAAGACAGTGCTTCAAACTCTTTTTGTGAGTGGATTTAATGTAAGCTTTAGTAAGCTGTTAACAGGTACCTTCAGTTACCTTGAAAAAGTGTGATCTAGTACCCACAGGCATTTTTTCCCAGGTTCAAGAGCTACTACAGGAATTTGTCTTACTCCTGCGCTCCTCTTGATCTGAGGCcgtttgctgctttttcatttgcatgctGTTTTTTCAGCAGCTAAATGCTCGGCACTCAAATTCACAGGCCATGTTACTGCAACGGGTACCGCTTCTCTTATTAAGAGAGATCACTAGATAATGTTAATGTTAAGCTATGATCATATATTGTTGTGAGCTTTTATCTAGGACTGGGTCTAAGACAAAAATGCTGCTTCCACTCAACTTTTGTGTTTTGGCGTGGTTCACAAAAgagattttctattttcttaggAGTAGCATACACTTTAGTTTAGCTGTCCAGACTTAAATCAAAGGGCGCTGCAAAGGAATGGGGAGAATACCGAGACTTCTTGAAAGGCGAGGCGGGCATTAGGAAATCTCTCTCCTGGTGCCAGAAATGTTACAGGCTTAATACTTCAAGGACAGAAAGCAGGGTGTAGAGAAAGGCTCTGTAGCTTCTGCTTTTAGGAAGCATTCTTTCTTCACTGCCTTTGCCAGTTTCTCATTAACAGCTGTTTACCTAATTGCCCTTACCCTTCTTCCCAGGACTACCATGTTATCCTACTTCATGTTTCCAGCGGGGAGCAGAACTTCGTTTATGATCTTGACACAGTGTTGCCGTTTCCGTGTCCTTTTGACTTATACAGCGTCTCCGGAGGCCTTTAGGTTGGATGACAGCCTTCACCCAGAATTTCACAGGTGATGACCTAAGTACAAAGACCACAGATGTTATTTCATGAAATCAAAGTTGAAGTTTTCTTTGTGGATGCGTAGCGACAGAGGTTTTTTGCCATActccagcaaaataaatgcactgtgttatttttctaaagctcTTTACCTTCGGCATCAACAGCCCTTTTCTTTCGTACTGTAGTTTCTTGTTAACTAGTTAAGTGCTTGGCACAATGTTGCTGACTTATGTATTTCATGAAATTAGTGCTCTTTGTTGGGAGGAAAGGGCTCGTGTTCCAAGTGACTAATGTGGTATTGTATGCACGCATCTTTTGATACAATTTTGCATTACTGCTTAGGAAAATCAGAATGATTCGAGCAGGTTTGTACTTGAAGACATTTGCCTCGGACAGATCTCACATGAAagatgcaaatggaaaatggcAGAAACCTCCTCCTTCATACCCTTGCATTGAAACGGCAGGTAAGCTGCCAGAGCTCCTTTATCCTGCTTACAGTGTTGAATGACATAGTCCAAGATGCACACAAGAAATGAATGTGCTTCCACAACCTGTGGCCAGAAGCACATCCAGCtagttgtcatggtttaaccctggctggcaactaagccccacgcCGCccctcactcactccccccgtggtgggatgggggagacaactggaagggtaaaagtgagaaaacgcgtgggttgagatagagacagtttaataggtaaagcaaaagccgcgcatgcaagcaaagcaaaacaaggaattcattcactacttcccagcagcaggcaggtgttcagccatctccaggaaagcagggctccctCACACATAATGGCtacttggaaagacaaacaccatcactctgaacatgccccccttcctccttcttcccccagcttgatatgctgagcatgatgtcgtatggtgtgggatatccctttggtcagttggggtcagctgtcccggctgtgtcccctcccagctccttgccccagcctactcgctggtggggtggggtgaggagcagaaaaggccttgactctgtgtaagcactgctcagcaaaaacaaaaacatccctgtgtcatCTACACTGTcctcagcacaaatccaaaacatagccccatactagctactatgaagaaaattaactctatcccatccaaaaccagcacactggCTTATTATTTCATCTGGAGAAAGATAGGGCTATGAAGCATTTGGTActtccttttctgaacacgTAAAGTCTAGCATGCCTCCTGGCATTTACCATTATCAAACATTAATTACTGAGCTTCATAAACTGAGCAGAGAATGAGAGGTAAGTAATACTTTTCTCTCCTTAcaggggagaagcagggaaCTGAAGCAAAGAGGCCAAGTAACTTGCCTGGGGCTCACAAAGTGAATTTTTAACACACTGATTATACCACACTTCAGCTGGCAGGTCCCATCCTGCCAGAGCAGGTTGTTTTGACAGGAGGAAGTTTTCAGGCTCCGCTCAGCGTGCTAGGTTTGCTTGCATGAGATGTTTGAGGTTTCTCTACCAGGTGGACAGACCTGAGGACCTTCAAGGCAAACTGGCAGGTCAGCAAATATTTCCCCAAGCCTTAAGCCTCTTTGAAGTGATAGTCTAGATAATGGCCTCTGGACCAAGCAGAGAGAGAAGTAAACACTTGTGATCTATACTGTAGAGCTGCTTAAACCATTCTTATCACACagcatttcagctgcttctaACCATGTGTTTGGCAAGCTGGCTGACATTtgccgtgtgtgtgtgtgtgttctctCACTTTCTTCCCAGATGGAGAAAACTGTGGtgaagttttgctttgaaagagtTTTCGTGTTATTGCTCTGCACATTTggttctgttgcttttttaacaATGCAGTACTGCTATGTGTTTATGTTACAGGAGACAGGGTCAAAGAAACATGTGTTGTGTTTAGGTCCAAGTTTATGGTGGTTTGAAGTCGCTGGGAAGTTAATTCTCAGTCTTTGCTCTGGCTTCTAAGGAAGCTTGGGGTTTCACACTAGAGTAGAAATGAATTACAAATGTGGGCAGGAGCACAGATGTAGCCTTCATTGTGAAGCTTTAGGTGTTTTCTAGACAAT
This sequence is a window from Pelecanus crispus isolate bPelCri1 chromosome 2, bPelCri1.pri, whole genome shotgun sequence. Protein-coding genes within it:
- the LOC142592891 gene encoding LOW QUALITY PROTEIN: protein N-terminal glutamine amidohydrolase-like (The sequence of the model RefSeq protein was modified relative to this genomic sequence to represent the inferred CDS: deleted 1 base in 1 codon) gives rise to the protein MAGEFCSYLRSIWKDIQRFPSGGWHLSTGNQRELKLCDYTRRQDQFPLEEFYAVFISNDRRMIPLWKQKSGQGDEPVVWDYHVILLHVSSGEQNFVYDLDTVLPFPCPFDLYSVPEAFRLDDSLHPEFHRKIRMIRAGLYLKTFASDRSHMKDANGKWQKPPPSYPCIETADSKMNLDDFISMNPKVGWGSVFPLPDFVHRFGRQTDYSYSLEGQ